One Streptomyces fagopyri DNA window includes the following coding sequences:
- a CDS encoding SGNH/GDSL hydrolase family protein, protein MRPLRFVALGDSLTEGVGDPVGEAWRGWAALLADGLAGGVPEGVPDGVSEGTPGVPVGAPAGLGRGSDGGFAAGAAGGPSGGFTGGTAGGPGDGTSGRAVGGPSEGPGASVEFTNLAVSGAQTRDVLERQTPKALALRPDVVSVVIGVNDTLRCTFDIHAVAARLDEVYAAFRDQGAVLLTACLPDPGAMLGLPGSLARPLARRQRAVNAVVHALSERYGAVHVHAAEGAWLTDRELWSADRLHPGERGHRQLALRFHAPLALRGVATGPAPSAEPEFPAPTRSASLWWLATAGTGWVARRCTDLLPQLLTLAAAEVRHRARGTSARLDLGASHAVASALAALSGGEQPDAA, encoded by the coding sequence ATGAGACCCCTCCGTTTCGTGGCCCTCGGAGACTCGCTGACCGAGGGCGTGGGCGACCCCGTGGGAGAGGCCTGGCGGGGCTGGGCGGCACTGCTCGCCGACGGGCTTGCGGGCGGAGTGCCCGAGGGGGTGCCGGACGGGGTGTCCGAAGGGACGCCGGGGGTGCCCGTAGGGGCCCCTGCCGGGCTCGGACGCGGGTCGGACGGGGGGTTCGCCGCCGGGGCGGCAGGTGGGCCGTCGGGCGGGTTCACCGGCGGGACGGCCGGTGGGCCGGGCGACGGGACTTCGGGACGGGCCGTCGGCGGGCCGTCCGAAGGCCCCGGCGCGTCCGTCGAGTTCACCAACCTCGCGGTGAGCGGCGCCCAGACGCGCGACGTCCTGGAACGGCAGACGCCCAAGGCGCTGGCGCTGCGCCCGGACGTGGTGTCCGTCGTGATCGGGGTGAACGACACCCTGCGGTGCACCTTCGACATCCACGCCGTGGCCGCCCGGCTCGACGAGGTGTACGCGGCCTTCCGAGATCAGGGTGCCGTGCTCCTGACGGCCTGTCTGCCGGATCCCGGTGCGATGCTCGGACTGCCGGGGTCGCTCGCCCGTCCGCTGGCCCGGCGCCAGCGGGCCGTGAACGCGGTCGTGCACGCGCTGTCCGAGCGCTACGGGGCGGTGCACGTGCACGCGGCGGAGGGCGCCTGGCTGACGGACCGCGAGCTGTGGAGCGCGGACCGGCTGCATCCTGGGGAGCGCGGGCACCGGCAGCTCGCCCTGCGCTTCCACGCGCCCCTCGCGCTACGGGGCGTCGCCACCGGGCCCGCCCCGTCGGCCGAGCCCGAGTTCCCCGCGCCGACCCGTTCGGCGAGCCTGTGGTGGCTGGCCACCGCGGGGACGGGATGGGTGGCCCGGCGGTGCACCGATCTGTTGCCGCAACTGCTCACGCTGGCCGCCGCCGAGGTCCGTCACCGGGCACGCGGCACCAGCGCCCGGCTCGACCTCGGCGCCTCGCACGCCGTGGCCTCCGCGCTGGCCGCGCTGTCGGGGGGCGAACAGCCGGACGCCGCATGA
- a CDS encoding 5-oxoprolinase subunit C family protein yields the protein MTDRALAVVRAGALTTVQDRGRPGHAHLGVPRSGALDAPAAALVNRLVGNPVEAAVLETTLDGCAVRPRSAVTVAVAGAPCPVTVDGRPAPWGAPVRVPAGALLDVGAARAGLRTYVAVSGGVAVDPVLGSRSTDLLSGLGPPPLTDGAVLPLGDPGDVPARVDVVPHPGPPAELVLRVTPGPRDDWFTAGALRTLTTAGYRVSSASNRIGLRTEGPSLERAVSGELPSEGMVLGAVQVPPDGRPVVFLADHPTTGGYPVIAVAVTADLSAAAQAVAGTPVRFLAVRRR from the coding sequence ATGACCGACCGGGCCCTGGCCGTCGTGCGCGCCGGGGCCCTGACCACCGTCCAGGACCGGGGCCGCCCCGGCCACGCGCATCTCGGTGTCCCCCGCTCCGGCGCGCTGGACGCGCCCGCGGCGGCGCTGGTCAACCGTCTCGTCGGCAATCCCGTCGAGGCGGCCGTCCTGGAGACCACCCTCGACGGCTGCGCCGTGCGTCCGCGTTCCGCGGTCACCGTGGCCGTCGCGGGCGCGCCCTGCCCGGTCACGGTGGACGGACGGCCGGCGCCCTGGGGCGCGCCGGTGCGTGTCCCCGCCGGGGCGCTGCTGGACGTCGGCGCCGCCCGCGCGGGACTGCGCACCTATGTGGCCGTGTCCGGCGGAGTCGCCGTGGACCCGGTCCTCGGCAGCCGCTCCACGGACCTCCTCTCGGGCCTGGGCCCGCCGCCCCTCACGGACGGTGCGGTGCTGCCGCTGGGCGACCCCGGCGACGTGCCCGCGCGCGTGGACGTGGTTCCGCACCCGGGTCCGCCCGCCGAGCTCGTCCTGCGGGTGACACCGGGGCCGCGCGACGACTGGTTCACCGCCGGTGCCCTGCGCACGCTGACGACGGCCGGCTACCGGGTGTCCTCGGCGAGCAACCGCATCGGGCTGCGTACGGAAGGGCCCTCTCTGGAGAGGGCCGTTTCCGGCGAACTCCCCAGTGAGGGCATGGTCCTGGGTGCCGTGCAGGTGCCGCCCGACGGCAGGCCGGTGGTGTTCCTCGCCGACCATCCGACCACCGGGGGGTACCCGGTGATCGCGGTGGCCGTCACGGCCGACCTCTCCGCGGCCGCTCAGGCGGTCGCCGGAACGCCGGTCCGTTTCCTGGCCGTACGCCGCCGCTGA
- a CDS encoding 5-oxoprolinase subunit B family protein has translation MRALPVGEHALLVEVASGEEAQALHAELLRRRSEGSLSVREIVPAARTVLLDGLDDPVRLASRIPGWDIPPLPARTGGAIEILVRYDGPDLADVAARWGVPEHEVATIHTAAEFRVAFCGFAPGFGYLTGLPSRYDVPRRATPRTSVPAGSVALAGPYTGVYPRSSPGGWQLIGTTDAVLWDHTRVPAALLAPGTRVRFAAAEC, from the coding sequence ATGAGGGCGTTGCCGGTCGGGGAACACGCCCTGCTCGTCGAGGTCGCCTCCGGCGAGGAGGCCCAGGCCCTGCACGCCGAACTGCTGCGCCGCCGGTCGGAGGGTTCCCTCTCCGTCCGGGAGATCGTCCCGGCGGCCCGTACGGTCCTGCTGGACGGCCTGGACGACCCGGTGCGCCTGGCGTCACGCATCCCCGGGTGGGACATCCCCCCGCTGCCCGCGCGCACGGGCGGCGCGATCGAGATCCTCGTGCGCTACGACGGCCCCGACCTGGCCGACGTCGCGGCGCGGTGGGGAGTTCCGGAGCACGAGGTGGCGACGATCCACACGGCGGCCGAGTTCCGTGTCGCCTTCTGCGGGTTCGCACCCGGATTCGGCTACCTCACCGGGTTGCCCTCCCGGTACGACGTGCCGCGCCGGGCGACTCCGCGTACCTCGGTCCCGGCGGGTTCCGTCGCCCTCGCGGGCCCCTACACGGGCGTGTACCCGCGCTCGTCGCCGGGCGGCTGGCAGCTGATCGGCACCACGGACGCGGTGCTGTGGGACCACACGCGGGTGCCGGCCGCGCTGCTCGCCCCGGGCACCCGGGTCCGGTTCGCAGCGGCGGAGTGCTGA
- a CDS encoding LamB/YcsF family protein, whose product MTPIDLNADLGEGFGRWRLTDDERLLSVVTSANVACGFHAGDAVTMRRVCELAAERGVRIGAQVSYRDLAGFGRRAMDVPSDELTAEVAYQIGALEVFARAAGARVAYVKPHGALYNRIVRDEEQAAAVVDGVLLTGAALPVLGLPSSRFLKLAERAGLPTVTEAFADRAYTAEGTLVPRTRDGAVITDAEEVVERSLGLARSGTVTSDTGERVAVRARSLCLHGDTPGAVELARRVRARLESSGIRVEPFV is encoded by the coding sequence ATGACCCCGATCGATCTCAACGCCGACCTCGGCGAGGGCTTCGGCCGCTGGCGGCTGACCGACGACGAGCGGTTGCTGTCCGTCGTCACCAGCGCCAACGTGGCCTGCGGATTCCACGCCGGCGACGCGGTGACCATGCGGCGGGTGTGCGAGCTGGCGGCCGAACGCGGCGTACGGATCGGCGCCCAGGTCTCCTATCGCGACCTGGCGGGTTTCGGGCGGCGCGCGATGGACGTGCCGTCCGACGAGCTGACGGCCGAAGTGGCCTACCAGATCGGCGCCCTGGAGGTCTTCGCGCGCGCGGCGGGCGCGCGCGTGGCCTACGTGAAGCCGCACGGGGCGCTCTACAACCGGATCGTGCGCGACGAGGAGCAGGCGGCCGCGGTCGTCGACGGCGTCCTGCTCACGGGCGCCGCACTGCCCGTCCTCGGTCTGCCGTCCTCCCGCTTCCTGAAGCTGGCGGAGCGGGCCGGACTGCCCACGGTCACGGAGGCGTTCGCGGACCGCGCCTACACCGCCGAGGGAACCCTCGTACCGCGTACCCGCGACGGCGCGGTGATCACGGACGCCGAGGAGGTCGTCGAACGCTCGCTCGGCCTGGCCCGCTCCGGCACGGTGACGTCCGACACCGGGGAGCGGGTCGCGGTCCGCGCCCGCTCGCTGTGCCTGCACGGGGACACCCCGGGCGCGGTGGAGCTGGCGCGCCGGGTCCGCGCGCGTCTGGAGTCCTCGGGCATCCGTGTGGAGCCCTTCGTATGA
- a CDS encoding putative hydro-lyase yields MHPLGEHARAWTPKTARARFRSGVSGPTAGIAAGHTQANLISVPADWAYDMLLFCQRNPGPCPVLDVTDAGSWTTPLAEGADLRTDLPRYRVWEHGELVDEPTDVVDRWRDDLVSFLIGCSFTFEWALTEAGVPLRHIEQGRNVSMYVTARRCRPAGRLHGPMVVSMRPVPPEHLAAAIRESSLMPAVHGSPVHCGEPSGLGIRSLAHPDFGDAVDAEPDDIPVFWACGVTPQAAVMASRPPFAITHAPGQMFLTDARDDQYRVA; encoded by the coding sequence TTGCACCCGCTCGGCGAGCACGCGCGCGCGTGGACCCCCAAAACGGCGCGCGCCAGGTTCCGTTCGGGCGTGTCCGGCCCGACGGCCGGGATCGCCGCAGGGCACACCCAGGCCAACCTGATCTCGGTTCCCGCCGACTGGGCGTACGACATGCTGCTGTTCTGCCAGCGCAACCCCGGACCCTGCCCGGTCCTCGACGTCACCGACGCGGGCTCCTGGACCACCCCGCTCGCCGAGGGCGCGGACCTGCGCACCGATCTGCCGCGCTACCGGGTGTGGGAGCACGGCGAGTTGGTGGACGAGCCCACGGACGTCGTCGACCGCTGGCGTGACGACCTGGTCTCGTTCCTGATCGGATGCAGTTTCACCTTCGAGTGGGCGCTCACCGAGGCGGGCGTGCCCCTGCGCCACATCGAACAGGGCCGCAACGTCTCCATGTACGTGACCGCGCGCCGGTGCCGGCCGGCCGGGCGGCTGCACGGCCCCATGGTGGTGTCGATGCGCCCGGTCCCGCCCGAACACCTGGCCGCGGCGATCCGGGAGAGCAGCCTCATGCCCGCGGTGCACGGCAGCCCCGTGCACTGCGGGGAACCCTCCGGGCTGGGCATCCGCAGTCTCGCGCACCCCGACTTCGGGGACGCGGTGGACGCCGAACCGGACGACATCCCGGTGTTCTGGGCCTGCGGGGTGACTCCTCAGGCGGCCGTGATGGCGTCCCGCCCGCCGTTCGCGATCACCCACGCGCCCGGACAGATGTTCCTCACCGACGCCCGTGACGACCAGTACCGCGTGGCCTGA
- a CDS encoding MFS transporter produces the protein MSTTPPSQALTAGTGPGAGQPGSQDGAFGWLRALGPRGRRAFAGAFGGYALDSYDYFTLPLSMVALAAYFELDSGQTGLFTTVTLVVSAVGGAIAGVVADRIGRVKALMITVITYAVFTVACGFAPDYETLLVFRALQGLGFGGEWAVGAILVAEYASPRHRGRTLGAIQSSWAVGWGLAVLVYTLVFQFLGDDLAWRVMFWTGALPALLVVWVRRRVQDAPGAAAERERSADKGSFTAIFRPATAEDPGLLRTTFFAVLLSTGVQGGYYTLATWVPTYLKTERGLSVVGTGGYLTFLISGAFTGYLTGGYLTDRLGRKRNILLFAILSAVCVLTYANLPSGADTLLLVLGFPLGFCMSAIFSGFGSFLSELYPSAVRGTGQGFTYNTGRAVGAVFPTLVGFLADSWGVGGALVFGAIGYALAALALIGLPETRGKELL, from the coding sequence ATGAGCACGACCCCTCCCTCCCAGGCCCTGACCGCCGGCACCGGCCCGGGCGCGGGTCAGCCCGGTTCACAGGACGGCGCGTTCGGCTGGTTGCGCGCCCTCGGCCCGCGGGGCCGCCGGGCTTTCGCCGGCGCGTTCGGCGGCTACGCCCTCGACTCCTACGACTACTTCACCCTGCCGCTGAGCATGGTCGCGCTGGCGGCGTACTTCGAGCTGGACAGCGGCCAGACCGGTCTGTTCACCACCGTCACCCTGGTCGTCTCGGCGGTCGGCGGCGCGATCGCCGGGGTGGTCGCGGACCGGATCGGACGCGTCAAGGCACTCATGATCACCGTGATCACGTACGCGGTGTTCACCGTGGCCTGCGGATTCGCGCCCGACTACGAGACGCTGCTGGTCTTCCGCGCCCTCCAGGGCCTCGGGTTCGGCGGCGAGTGGGCGGTCGGCGCGATCCTGGTCGCCGAGTACGCGAGCCCGAGGCACCGGGGCCGCACGCTCGGCGCGATCCAGAGCTCCTGGGCCGTCGGCTGGGGCCTCGCGGTGCTCGTCTACACCCTCGTCTTCCAGTTCCTCGGCGACGACCTCGCGTGGCGCGTGATGTTCTGGACCGGCGCGCTGCCCGCGCTGCTGGTCGTCTGGGTGCGCCGCCGGGTGCAGGACGCCCCCGGGGCCGCCGCCGAGCGCGAGAGGAGCGCGGACAAGGGCTCGTTCACGGCGATCTTCAGGCCCGCCACGGCCGAGGACCCCGGCCTGCTGCGCACCACGTTCTTCGCGGTCCTCCTCTCCACCGGAGTCCAGGGCGGCTACTACACGCTGGCCACCTGGGTGCCCACGTACCTGAAGACGGAGCGGGGTCTGTCCGTCGTCGGCACCGGCGGCTACCTCACGTTCCTGATCTCCGGGGCCTTCACCGGCTACCTCACCGGCGGGTACCTCACCGACAGGCTGGGCCGCAAGCGGAACATCCTGCTCTTCGCGATCCTCTCCGCGGTCTGCGTCCTCACCTACGCCAACCTCCCGAGCGGCGCCGACACGCTTCTCCTCGTGCTCGGTTTCCCGCTCGGCTTCTGCATGTCGGCGATCTTCAGCGGCTTCGGCTCGTTCCTCAGCGAGCTGTACCCGTCGGCGGTGCGCGGCACCGGACAGGGCTTCACGTACAACACCGGCCGTGCCGTGGGCGCCGTCTTCCCCACCCTGGTGGGCTTCCTGGCCGACAGCTGGGGCGTGGGCGGCGCCCTCGTCTTCGGCGCGATCGGCTACGCGCTCGCCGCCCTGGCGCTGATCGGTCTCCCCGAGACCCGCGGAAAGGAACTCCTGTGA
- a CDS encoding GntR family transcriptional regulator: MAELTGLADDRALLGRTSTAERVADILRSRVAEGYFLPGTRLSEDSIGGALGVSRNTLREAFRLLTHERLLVHELNRGVFVRVLTVEDVEDIYRTRALVECAVVRGLGEPPYALDDLALAVAEGRRAAREGDWKAVGTANIHFHRELVALAGSSRTDEVMRSVFAELRLAFHVVDDPRRLHEPYLARNREILGTLRAGDRDGAEHLLAVYLDDSLERVVEVYARRVADGAEGVG, encoded by the coding sequence ATGGCAGAGCTGACCGGACTGGCCGACGACCGCGCCCTGCTGGGCCGCACCAGCACCGCCGAGAGGGTGGCCGACATCCTCAGGAGCCGGGTCGCCGAGGGGTACTTCCTGCCCGGGACGCGCCTGTCCGAGGACAGCATCGGCGGGGCGCTGGGTGTGTCGCGCAACACACTGCGCGAGGCGTTCCGGCTGCTCACGCACGAACGGCTGCTCGTCCACGAGCTCAACCGCGGGGTCTTCGTACGGGTGCTGACGGTCGAGGACGTCGAGGACATCTACCGCACCCGTGCCCTCGTCGAGTGCGCCGTGGTCCGAGGGCTCGGCGAGCCGCCGTACGCCCTCGACGACCTCGCCCTCGCCGTCGCGGAGGGGCGGCGGGCGGCGCGCGAAGGTGACTGGAAAGCCGTGGGTACGGCCAACATCCACTTCCACCGGGAGCTGGTCGCGCTCGCCGGGAGCTCCCGCACCGACGAGGTGATGCGCAGTGTCTTCGCCGAACTGCGGCTCGCCTTCCACGTGGTGGACGACCCGCGACGGCTGCACGAGCCGTACCTCGCCCGCAACCGTGAGATCCTGGGGACACTGCGGGCCGGCGACCGGGACGGGGCCGAGCACCTGCTCGCGGTCTATCTCGACGACTCGCTCGAAAGGGTCGTGGAGGTCTACGCGCGGCGGGTGGCGGACGGCGCGGAGGGCGTCGGCTGA
- a CDS encoding coiled-coil domain-containing protein, whose protein sequence is MYELSRVRLYSIGPAGARYADTVLDLRGVGEPVPDPAPIQAEFFADEPVGPPRRPAPAGVLFLENGGGKSVLLKLIFSVMLPGHRNTLGGASSGVLRKFLLADDCGHVALEWQHTLTGECVVVGKASEWRGRQVSNDPRKFAEAWYSFRPGPGLSLDSLPVAEATTVRPTAEGASGAQGRRRTMKGFRDAITEAGKAYPHLEVHWEEIHDRWNEHLGDLGLDPELFRYQREMNADEGEAAGLFAVKKDSDFTDLLLRAVTDTRDTDGLADLVGGFGNKLGRRSELIAERDFTAGSADLLGRIVESADARSRARDIHAAAERRTRTLARRLSARAVRERVRAGELAQRVTAAAYAVTHAEGARERSALIAAELAYRHASLALAGAEKSAAAQKRELADARTLHTSWQAAELVLRHRAAADRSARVAAAILEAERDAAPALAARALAAVDLVRALHRAAEGAEALANEEEERSAGLQDVGETAYADSTAAATAAQRARSEIGHLRQRLSEVEQETAEAVRAGWLDDTAPDADPARAALAASDAEKTAVAAWDTTREASRRATEHAREAASAESRAELTAARAADAATAAERAYDGERRTAEALAAEERLAELLSLPSSGARARGGVPLPRAGADTADALTGRPVRQAGTGDDPAGRTGHFGGHAGAGGGGDSSTDPWAAAEGALTPEELDQYADELRALLDDGVSAAERQLFELRTAAADDARILGALGDGGLLPPGPDVLATVEYLGEHGIPALPGWRYLAQAVDPVDHARVLAARPELVDGVIITDPATHARAREALAEAALLPRSAVAVGTAAALLAPTPAADAGDSGVFLVPPNPAMHDEHAADEERQALRARATVRDEEIRALAGRLAKDRELAARLASWRTGCPSGRLVELAAAAQEARAFAQESEAELAEARTARAEADETAAEAALLRDERQDTAQRARRAADALAGLAFRLRERAGWQVRLRELADEATESEARAQTCLERARAADEDRRATQRAADDARRTARALRAERAEIAGAPDDVPQDAPAAAKSSLPALREAYRAASQLYEQVGVGADLRAEQARAESDESAALAELERLSNKVRTRAAQLLEAPDGSDGPSRQAAAARAEELVQLLETRMSTASEQLGRLRGEAERHAPQDGEAHTELSAELVPRDAEHAQTLLRTATGELASRAEALNQARAAHAELLDAHRTAEDAAGGFDETAALLRDLLREHSDEEHEEQEPYPGGLEEARHAATETRRSLRGCAADLSAAEGAVREAGDILVRHANSTRYEQVRTPARQQIRELPVSALPEHAQKWADAFAPRLRVLTDELEQLERNRDSIVDRLRGLVESSLATLRSAQRLSRLPEGLGEWSGQEFLRIRFEEPDQATLTERLGEVVDEATRAAVKKNSDMRRDGMSLLLRGVGAALRPKGVAVEILKPDAVLRAERVPVGQMGDVFSGGQLLTAAIALYCTMAALRSNDRGRDKHRHAGTLFLDNPIGRANATYLLELQRAVSDALGVQLLYTTGLFDTTALAEFPLVIRLRNDADLRAGLKYISVEEHLRPGLPREAPAGEAVHTEITATRMFKRPAPAAS, encoded by the coding sequence ATGTACGAGCTGTCCCGGGTCCGCCTCTACTCCATCGGGCCGGCCGGTGCGCGCTACGCCGACACCGTGCTGGACCTGCGGGGTGTCGGTGAGCCCGTGCCCGACCCCGCACCCATCCAGGCGGAGTTCTTCGCGGACGAGCCGGTCGGGCCGCCGCGCCGGCCCGCGCCCGCGGGCGTCCTCTTCCTGGAGAACGGCGGCGGCAAGTCCGTACTGCTCAAGCTGATCTTCTCGGTGATGCTGCCGGGGCACCGCAACACCCTGGGCGGCGCCAGCTCCGGTGTGCTGCGCAAGTTCCTGCTCGCCGACGACTGCGGCCACGTCGCGCTGGAGTGGCAGCACACCCTGACCGGCGAGTGCGTCGTGGTCGGCAAGGCCAGCGAATGGCGCGGACGACAGGTCTCCAACGACCCGCGGAAGTTCGCCGAGGCCTGGTACTCCTTCCGGCCCGGCCCCGGCCTGAGCCTGGACAGTCTGCCCGTCGCCGAGGCGACCACCGTCCGTCCGACCGCCGAGGGAGCGTCCGGCGCGCAGGGACGGCGCCGCACCATGAAGGGCTTCCGGGACGCCATCACCGAGGCGGGCAAGGCCTACCCGCACCTGGAGGTGCACTGGGAGGAGATCCACGACCGCTGGAACGAACACCTCGGTGACCTCGGCCTCGACCCCGAACTCTTCCGCTACCAGCGGGAGATGAACGCCGACGAGGGCGAGGCCGCCGGCCTCTTCGCCGTCAAGAAGGACTCCGACTTCACCGACCTGCTGCTGCGCGCGGTCACCGACACCCGCGACACGGACGGCCTCGCGGACCTGGTCGGCGGCTTCGGCAACAAGCTGGGGCGGCGCTCCGAGCTGATCGCCGAGCGGGACTTCACGGCCGGCTCCGCGGACCTGCTCGGACGCATCGTCGAGTCCGCCGACGCCCGTTCCCGCGCACGTGACATCCACGCGGCCGCCGAGCGGCGCACCCGGACGCTCGCCCGGCGCCTGTCCGCACGGGCCGTGCGGGAGCGGGTGCGCGCCGGAGAGCTCGCGCAGCGCGTCACCGCCGCCGCCTACGCCGTCACCCATGCCGAGGGGGCCCGCGAGCGCAGCGCGCTGATCGCCGCGGAACTCGCCTACCGGCACGCCTCGTTGGCGCTCGCCGGGGCCGAGAAGTCGGCGGCCGCGCAGAAACGTGAGCTCGCCGACGCGCGCACGCTGCACACCTCATGGCAGGCCGCCGAACTCGTCCTGCGCCACCGGGCCGCGGCCGACCGCTCCGCGCGCGTGGCCGCCGCGATCCTGGAGGCCGAGCGGGACGCCGCGCCCGCGCTCGCCGCCCGCGCCCTGGCCGCCGTCGACCTCGTCCGCGCCCTGCACCGCGCAGCCGAGGGCGCCGAAGCGCTCGCGAACGAGGAGGAGGAGCGCTCCGCCGGACTGCAGGACGTCGGCGAGACCGCGTACGCCGACTCCACCGCTGCGGCCACCGCCGCCCAGCGCGCCCGCAGCGAGATCGGACACCTGCGCCAACGGCTCAGCGAGGTCGAACAGGAGACCGCCGAGGCGGTCCGCGCCGGCTGGCTCGACGACACCGCTCCCGACGCCGACCCGGCCCGCGCCGCGCTCGCCGCCAGCGACGCCGAGAAGACCGCCGTCGCGGCCTGGGACACCACCCGCGAGGCCTCGCGACGCGCCACCGAACACGCCCGGGAGGCCGCGTCCGCCGAGTCCCGCGCGGAGCTGACGGCCGCCCGCGCGGCCGACGCGGCGACGGCGGCCGAGCGGGCGTACGACGGGGAGCGCCGTACCGCGGAGGCGCTGGCGGCCGAGGAGCGGCTCGCCGAACTGCTCAGCCTGCCCAGCTCCGGAGCCAGGGCCCGTGGCGGGGTGCCGCTGCCCCGGGCGGGCGCGGACACGGCCGACGCGCTCACCGGCCGTCCGGTCCGGCAGGCGGGCACGGGCGACGACCCGGCCGGGCGCACCGGGCACTTCGGCGGCCACGCCGGAGCCGGCGGCGGGGGCGACTCCTCCACCGACCCCTGGGCCGCGGCCGAAGGCGCCCTCACCCCCGAGGAGCTGGACCAGTACGCCGACGAGCTGCGCGCGCTCCTCGACGACGGAGTGTCCGCCGCCGAACGCCAGCTCTTCGAACTGCGCACCGCCGCGGCCGACGACGCGCGCATCCTCGGTGCCCTCGGCGACGGCGGGCTGCTGCCGCCCGGCCCGGACGTCCTGGCCACGGTCGAGTACCTCGGTGAGCACGGCATCCCGGCGCTGCCCGGCTGGCGCTATCTCGCCCAGGCCGTCGACCCGGTCGACCACGCGCGGGTGCTGGCCGCCCGGCCGGAACTCGTCGACGGTGTGATCATCACCGACCCCGCCACCCACGCACGGGCCCGTGAGGCACTCGCGGAGGCCGCGCTGCTGCCGCGCTCAGCCGTCGCCGTGGGCACCGCCGCCGCGCTGCTCGCCCCGACCCCGGCCGCCGACGCGGGAGACAGCGGGGTGTTCCTCGTCCCTCCGAACCCGGCCATGCACGACGAGCACGCGGCCGACGAGGAACGGCAGGCACTGCGTGCCCGCGCCACCGTCCGGGACGAGGAGATCCGCGCCCTGGCCGGCCGGCTCGCCAAGGACCGGGAGCTGGCGGCGCGGCTCGCGTCCTGGCGCACGGGATGCCCGTCCGGCCGGCTCGTCGAACTCGCCGCGGCCGCCCAGGAAGCCCGCGCCTTCGCCCAGGAGTCCGAGGCCGAACTCGCCGAAGCGCGCACGGCGCGGGCCGAGGCCGACGAGACCGCCGCCGAGGCCGCGCTCCTGCGCGACGAACGCCAGGACACCGCCCAGCGCGCCCGGCGCGCCGCGGACGCGCTCGCGGGTCTCGCCTTCCGGCTCCGCGAGCGCGCCGGCTGGCAGGTGAGACTGCGCGAACTCGCCGACGAGGCAACGGAGTCGGAGGCCCGCGCCCAGACCTGCCTGGAGCGCGCCCGCGCCGCCGACGAGGACCGCCGCGCCACCCAGCGTGCCGCCGACGACGCCCGCCGCACGGCCCGCGCGCTGCGCGCCGAGCGCGCGGAGATCGCCGGCGCCCCCGACGACGTACCGCAGGACGCGCCGGCCGCCGCGAAGTCGTCGCTGCCCGCCCTGCGCGAGGCCTACCGCGCCGCGTCGCAGCTGTACGAGCAGGTCGGCGTCGGCGCCGACCTGCGGGCCGAGCAGGCGCGGGCGGAGAGCGACGAGAGCGCGGCGCTGGCCGAGCTGGAGCGGCTCAGCAACAAGGTGCGCACCCGTGCGGCACAGCTGCTGGAGGCTCCGGACGGCTCGGACGGGCCGTCCCGGCAGGCCGCCGCCGCCCGTGCCGAGGAACTCGTACAGCTCCTGGAGACCCGGATGTCGACCGCGAGCGAGCAGCTCGGGCGGCTGCGCGGCGAGGCCGAGCGGCACGCGCCGCAGGACGGCGAGGCCCACACCGAACTCTCCGCGGAACTGGTCCCGCGCGACGCCGAGCACGCCCAGACCCTGCTGCGCACGGCCACCGGTGAACTCGCCTCCCGAGCCGAGGCGTTGAACCAGGCTCGGGCCGCGCACGCCGAACTGCTCGACGCCCACCGCACCGCCGAGGACGCGGCCGGCGGCTTCGACGAGACGGCGGCCCTCCTGCGGGACCTGCTGCGCGAGCACTCGGACGAGGAGCACGAGGAGCAGGAGCCCTACCCCGGTGGCCTCGAAGAGGCACGGCACGCGGCCACCGAGACCCGCCGCTCCCTGCGCGGCTGCGCCGCCGACCTCTCCGCCGCCGAGGGCGCCGTCCGCGAGGCCGGTGACATCCTCGTACGGCACGCCAACTCCACCCGCTACGAGCAGGTGCGCACCCCGGCCCGGCAGCAGATCCGTGAGCTGCCCGTCTCCGCGCTGCCCGAGCACGCCCAGAAGTGGGCGGACGCCTTCGCGCCCCGACTGCGGGTCCTCACGGACGAGTTGGAGCAGCTGGAGCGCAACCGGGACTCGATCGTCGACCGGCTGCGCGGGCTCGTGGAGTCCTCCCTCGCCACCCTGCGCTCCGCCCAGCGGCTGTCGCGGCTGCCCGAGGGGCTCGGTGAATGGTCAGGACAGGAGTTCCTGCGGATCCGCTTCGAGGAGCCCGACCAGGCCACGCTGACCGAACGGCTCGGCGAGGTCGTCGACGAGGCCACCCGCGCGGCGGTCAAGAAGAACTCCGACATGCGCCGCGACGGCATGTCGCTGCTGCTGAGGGGCGTCGGCGCCGCGCTCCGGCCCAAGGGTGTCGCGGTCGAGATCCTCAAGCCGGACGCCGTGCTGCGGGCCGAGCGTGTTCCCGTCGGACAGATGGGCGACGTGTTCTCCGGCGGGCAGCTGCTGACCGCGGCCATCGCGCTCTACTGCACGATGGCCGCGCTGCGCAGCAACGACCGGGGCCGCGACAAGCACCGGCACGCCGGCACGCTCTTCCTCGACAACCCCATCGGGCGCGCCAACGCGACGTACCTGCTGGAGCTGCAGAGGGCCGTCTCGGACGCGCTCGGTGTCCAACTCCTTTACACCACGGGACTGTTCGACACGACAGCGCTCGCCGAGTTCCCTCTCGTGATCCGGTTGCGCAACGACGCGGACCTGCGCGCCGGGCTGAAGTACATCAGTGTCGAGGAGCATCTCCGGCCGGGACTGCCGCGTGAGGCTCCCGCCGGGGAAGCGGTGCACACGGAGATCACGGCGACGCGGATGTTCAAGCGGCCGGCGCCGGCCGCCTCGTAG